A window of the Lactuca sativa cultivar Salinas chromosome 7, Lsat_Salinas_v11, whole genome shotgun sequence genome harbors these coding sequences:
- the LOC111917934 gene encoding uncharacterized protein LOC111917934 yields MVKVKLVHGTYKDFISCKPVFFNGTGGIIALSQWFERTEAVFEICSCPEGSKVKFASCTFSERALTWWNCHVKSLTPVVANAIGWETLKDLMTKEYCPRGEVQKLEEELWSLKMKGSDMVAYTARFSDLVTLCPNMVPTESKKIERYIWGLVPPYQGNVLASNPVTFDSAKQLDQRLINHGVPPPTTTTTAISTPTKAVNNKRKHWDRKKGKSAQPSSKNQQVVAVHVATTPVAPIPTKPYAGNLPKCTKCNFHHNGPCREMHCTNCDRKGHTIRFCKAPPRPIT; encoded by the coding sequence ATGGTGAAAGTCAAACTCGTACATGggacctataaagacttcatcagCTGCAAACCGGTGTTCTTCAACGGAACCGGTGGAATCATTGCTCTAtctcaatggttcgaaagaacagAGGCGGTCTTTGAGATTTGCTCCTgcccagaaggaagcaaagtaaaatttgcttcCTGCACCTTCTctgaaagggccctgacatggtggaattgccatgtcaagtcactcacACCGGTAGTGGCTAACGCTATAGGCTGGGAGACACTGAAGGATCTAATGAcaaaggagtattgcccgaggggcgaggtgCAGAAACTCGAAGAGGAATTGTGGagccttaagatgaagggttctgacatgGTGGCCTATACAGCCAGATTCAGTGATCTGGTGACTCTATGTCCAAACATGGTCCCCACAGAAagcaagaagatcgagagatacatctggggtttggtACCCCCGTATCAAGGAAACGTTCTAGCATCGAACCCTGtgacctttgatagtgccaagcaatTGGACCAAAGGCTTATCAATCACGGGGTTCCTCCTCCGACAACAACTACAACGGCTATCTCAACACCAACCAAAGCAGTCAACAACAAGAGAAAGCATTGGGACCGAAAGAAGGGCAAATCAGCTCAACCTTCTTCCAAGAACCAACAGGTTGTGGCTGTCCATGTAGCCACAACTCCTGTTGCCCCTATACCAACAAAGCCATATGCAGGGAATCTacccaagtgcaccaagtgcaattTCCATCATAATGGCCCCTGTCGAGAAATGCACTGCACCAACTgcgaccggaagggccatactatCCGGTTTTGCAAAGCACCACCAAGGCCCATCACCTAG